In one window of Nitrospira sp. DNA:
- a CDS encoding 6-carboxytetrahydropterin synthase: MASVLLNKRIEFCASHRYHKPEWDAAKNRATFGACNNDPGHGHNYMLEVTVAGEVDQRTGMVVNLFDLKRVLLQVLEEFDHKHLNLDLPYFERQIPTSENVARVLWDKLQAQPDIGTLQRLSLYEDEDLCADLTAEAGLEVASVTRRYSFTAVHDGHRGHTWDLFVSVHGPIDRETGMVTDIVALDHLLKERVLVPFDGRDLRMVLATPSVTGEYLAKAVWDRIVSAIPAGTLQLVKLVQTRDLFYEYAG; this comes from the coding sequence ATGGCCTCAGTTCTCCTCAACAAACGCATTGAGTTCTGCGCGTCCCACCGGTACCACAAGCCGGAGTGGGATGCTGCGAAGAACCGCGCCACGTTCGGCGCCTGTAATAACGATCCCGGGCATGGCCATAACTACATGCTGGAAGTGACGGTGGCGGGAGAGGTCGATCAGCGGACCGGCATGGTCGTGAACCTCTTTGATTTGAAACGCGTGTTGTTGCAAGTGTTGGAGGAGTTCGATCACAAGCACCTCAATCTCGACCTGCCCTATTTTGAGCGCCAAATTCCAACCTCCGAAAACGTCGCGCGTGTCCTGTGGGACAAGCTTCAAGCGCAGCCGGATATCGGTACCCTCCAACGGCTGTCGTTGTACGAGGATGAAGATCTCTGTGCCGACCTCACGGCAGAGGCCGGGCTGGAGGTGGCCTCGGTGACGAGGAGGTATTCGTTTACCGCCGTGCATGACGGCCATCGTGGACATACCTGGGATCTGTTCGTGTCGGTGCATGGACCGATCGATCGTGAGACCGGCATGGTTACGGATATTGTTGCGTTGGATCACTTGCTGAAAGAACGCGTACTGGTCCCGTTCGACGGGCGGGATCTGCGCATGGTGTTGGCGACGCCCTCAGTCACTGGCGAATATCTGGCCAAGGCGGTGTGGGATCGTATCGTTTCGGCCATTCCAGCTGGAACGCTTCAACTCGTCAAGCTCGTCCAAACTCGCGATCTCTTCTACGAATACGCCGGCTGA
- a CDS encoding formylglycine-generating enzyme family protein, with translation MALVPAGEFAMGSDRGQEDEQPVHRVSVNTFYLDVYETTVSHYAEFLASQRPDAPFKWNEAAAGAHDKRPVVGVNWYDARDYCRWAGKRLPTEAEWEIAARGTEGRIYPWGSTHPTKGHANAGETRWRGYDSLSNVGRFELGKTPEGVYDLAGNLWEWVADWYDPTYYQFSARDNPKGPSTGPLRALRGGAWNNDSKAIRSSNRAGYAPDARRNDVGFRCAQDGPSSERR, from the coding sequence ATGGCGCTCGTCCCTGCCGGGGAATTTGCCATGGGCAGCGACCGCGGTCAGGAGGACGAACAGCCGGTCCATCGCGTTTCGGTCAACACCTTTTATCTTGATGTGTACGAAACCACCGTCTCTCATTATGCCGAGTTCCTGGCCTCCCAGAGACCGGACGCACCGTTCAAGTGGAATGAGGCGGCCGCCGGCGCTCACGACAAGAGGCCTGTGGTCGGCGTCAATTGGTACGATGCGCGTGACTATTGCCGATGGGCGGGGAAACGATTGCCGACAGAGGCGGAGTGGGAGATCGCAGCTCGCGGCACAGAGGGACGGATCTACCCATGGGGAAGTACGCACCCGACCAAAGGACATGCGAATGCAGGTGAGACCAGATGGCGAGGATACGACAGCCTGAGCAATGTTGGACGGTTCGAACTGGGCAAAACCCCGGAGGGGGTGTATGACCTGGCGGGGAATCTCTGGGAATGGGTCGCCGACTGGTATGATCCGACCTACTACCAATTCAGCGCACGAGACAATCCGAAAGGACCTTCCACGGGGCCACTTCGGGCATTGCGCGGAGGCGCCTGGAACAACGATTCCAAGGCCATCAGGTCGTCAAATCGCGCCGGATATGCGCCAGATGCGCGACGGAATGATGTCGGATTTCGTTGCGCGCAGGACGGGCCGTCCTCGGAACGGCGTTAG
- a CDS encoding transcriptional repressor has product MKLDPQEIEARFRRHAVRVTRQRAAIYAALAETTSHPTAEDLYRTVRCQHPMMSRNTVYYTLGVLRQAGLVQEVNVGHEVARFDGNVTVHHHLVCLACGRIVDVMDDGLNQLAIPSRQARGFHVLGHRVEFHGYCADCQQAGPGAMGRRG; this is encoded by the coding sequence ATGAAGCTGGATCCACAGGAGATTGAGGCGCGGTTTCGTCGGCACGCAGTGCGTGTGACTCGCCAGCGGGCGGCCATCTATGCGGCATTGGCGGAAACTACCAGCCATCCCACTGCCGAGGACCTCTACCGGACGGTGAGGTGTCAGCATCCGATGATGTCACGCAATACGGTGTATTACACGCTGGGGGTGTTGCGCCAAGCCGGTTTGGTGCAGGAAGTAAACGTCGGTCATGAGGTGGCACGGTTCGACGGGAATGTGACGGTGCATCATCATCTGGTCTGTCTGGCATGCGGCAGGATTGTGGATGTGATGGACGATGGGTTGAACCAGCTGGCCATTCCGAGTCGGCAGGCCAGGGGATTTCATGTGCTCGGGCATCGAGTGGAGTTTCACGGATATTGTGCGGACTGTCAGCAGGCAGGTCCTGGCGCGATGGGGCGCCGCGGGTAG
- a CDS encoding Fe-S oxidoreductase: protein MNQFNLINPIDPKDLEKETLRIYDVCDGCRRCFNLCPSFNTLLDRIDEYESDVAKFTATDHHRVVDECYYCKLCFNHCPYTPPHQYGIDFPLLMAVWKKRLATERGTRWRDWLLTRTDLLGRVNSAFAPLVNWGLGQRWLRGILQTVLGVHRDRQVLHYQRETFVRWWARRSTSRKVSSGKKAALFAGCLVNYQATDVGKATVQVLEKNGVEVALPDQSCCGMPSFDIGDTVAMAAAAGRTIASLKSWVDQGYDVVIPTPSCSLMVKREYLSLVAGDDAKRVAEHTYDISEYLMKIKREGGLAMDFTQKPGRVAYQVPCHLRDQNIGFKSKELMECAGAKVEVIEKCSGHDGSWSAKVEFFPLSMKIAQKAVRVVEQAPADVVASDCPLAGLQLDQAGAGAHAGGKSSQHPIQIVRDAYGLPRDPRAS, encoded by the coding sequence ATGAACCAATTCAACCTCATCAATCCGATCGATCCCAAGGACCTGGAAAAGGAAACCCTGCGGATCTACGATGTGTGCGACGGCTGCCGCCGGTGTTTCAATCTCTGCCCCTCATTCAATACGTTGCTGGATCGAATCGATGAGTACGAGAGCGATGTGGCGAAATTTACCGCGACGGACCATCATCGCGTCGTCGACGAATGTTATTACTGCAAGCTCTGCTTCAACCATTGTCCGTACACGCCGCCCCATCAATATGGCATCGACTTTCCGCTCTTAATGGCGGTCTGGAAGAAGCGGCTGGCGACGGAACGCGGCACCCGATGGCGGGATTGGCTATTAACGCGGACCGATCTGCTGGGGCGAGTGAACAGCGCCTTTGCGCCGCTGGTCAACTGGGGGCTGGGGCAGAGGTGGCTACGAGGTATTCTGCAGACGGTGCTGGGTGTTCACCGTGACAGGCAGGTGTTGCACTATCAGCGTGAAACATTTGTGCGCTGGTGGGCTCGTCGATCTACAAGCCGCAAGGTAAGCAGCGGAAAGAAAGCGGCATTGTTTGCCGGTTGCTTGGTCAATTACCAGGCCACCGATGTGGGCAAAGCGACGGTGCAGGTGCTCGAAAAAAATGGGGTCGAAGTGGCACTGCCGGACCAGTCCTGTTGCGGAATGCCGTCATTCGATATTGGCGATACGGTGGCAATGGCGGCAGCGGCCGGGCGTACGATCGCCTCGCTGAAATCATGGGTGGATCAGGGCTATGATGTCGTCATTCCCACCCCCAGTTGCAGTCTCATGGTAAAGCGGGAGTATCTCAGTTTGGTGGCCGGAGACGATGCGAAACGGGTGGCCGAGCATACGTACGACATCAGTGAGTACCTGATGAAGATAAAGCGTGAGGGCGGCTTGGCTATGGATTTCACACAGAAGCCTGGCCGTGTGGCCTACCAGGTGCCCTGTCATCTTCGGGATCAAAATATCGGTTTCAAATCGAAGGAACTCATGGAATGCGCCGGGGCGAAGGTCGAGGTCATAGAGAAATGCTCCGGGCACGACGGTTCCTGGTCGGCCAAGGTCGAATTTTTCCCCCTCTCCATGAAGATCGCGCAAAAAGCCGTGCGTGTGGTCGAGCAGGCGCCGGCCGATGTGGTGGCGTCCGACTGTCCATTGGCAGGGCTTCAGCTTGATCAGGCCGGGGCCGGAGCCCACGCAGGAGGGAAATCCTCGCAGCATCCCATCCAGATTGTGCGCGACGCCTATGGATTGCCCAGGGACCCGCGTGCCTCCTGA
- a CDS encoding MoaD/ThiS family protein, producing MITITLMGQLQTTDGERDLACELPTPVTVRQVIQRQGRGLRHMLQLLREKKVLVTINKRIASEDSLVQDGDAVRFVGHDGAGGSGLAPSF from the coding sequence ATGATTACGATTACGCTGATGGGGCAACTTCAAACCACGGATGGAGAGCGAGACCTCGCATGTGAGCTCCCCACCCCTGTGACAGTTCGGCAGGTTATTCAGCGGCAGGGACGCGGGCTTCGTCACATGCTTCAGCTGTTGCGGGAGAAAAAAGTCCTGGTCACTATCAACAAACGCATCGCCAGCGAAGATTCTCTGGTGCAAGATGGCGATGCGGTGCGCTTCGTGGGACATGACGGCGCAGGTGGAAGCGGACTCGCCCCGTCTTTTTAG
- the rfbC gene encoding dTDP-4-dehydrorhamnose 3,5-epimerase: MQITPTSLKGLFQIEPDVFGDARGKFVEIFRESRYAAAGIDKPFVQDNFSWSVRGTLRGLHYQLSRPQGKLVTVVKGTVYDVAVDIRQGSPTFGQWYGVELSDSNMRQLYIPPGFAHGFCVLSEDAGFLYKCTDVYSPPDERGILWNDPALAIAWPVKTPLLSVKDHAYKCLADMMTELPRYESR, from the coding sequence ATGCAGATTACGCCCACGTCACTCAAGGGCCTCTTTCAGATCGAGCCTGATGTGTTCGGCGATGCCCGGGGGAAATTCGTCGAGATCTTTCGCGAATCACGCTACGCCGCGGCCGGAATCGACAAACCGTTTGTGCAGGACAACTTTTCCTGGTCCGTTCGTGGCACGTTGCGTGGGCTCCACTATCAGCTATCTCGGCCGCAAGGGAAATTGGTCACGGTCGTCAAGGGAACGGTTTACGATGTGGCGGTCGATATTCGGCAGGGGTCGCCGACCTTCGGGCAGTGGTATGGAGTCGAGCTGTCCGATAGCAATATGCGGCAGTTGTATATTCCTCCCGGTTTTGCCCATGGCTTTTGTGTGCTCAGCGAGGACGCAGGGTTTCTGTATAAGTGTACGGATGTCTATTCGCCGCCGGATGAACGGGGCATCCTATGGAATGATCCGGCTCTCGCCATTGCCTGGCCTGTAAAGACCCCGCTGCTGTCAGTGAAGGATCACGCGTATAAGTGTCTGGCCGACATGATGACGGAATTGCCTCGTTATGAAAGCCGTTAG
- a CDS encoding redoxin domain-containing protein yields the protein MAAEIKVGDTAPDFTLKDQDQKDVKLSDFRGKSNVVLAFYPLDWSPVCQGENKCLTDDFPKFQSAHAELFGISCDSFFSHKAWADSLDLKHRLLSDFNREVVKKYGLYFEPLNCGKRATVIVDKNGKVAYVKVQEIKVAREDKDILAALAKLS from the coding sequence GTGGCTGCAGAAATTAAGGTCGGCGATACCGCGCCGGATTTTACATTAAAAGATCAGGACCAGAAGGACGTGAAGTTGAGCGATTTCAGAGGGAAGAGCAATGTCGTCCTCGCGTTCTACCCGCTCGACTGGAGCCCGGTCTGTCAGGGCGAGAACAAGTGCCTGACCGATGACTTCCCGAAGTTCCAGAGCGCCCACGCCGAACTGTTCGGCATCAGCTGCGACAGCTTCTTCTCCCACAAAGCCTGGGCGGATTCGCTGGACCTCAAGCACCGCCTCCTCTCCGACTTCAATCGCGAAGTCGTCAAGAAGTACGGACTGTATTTTGAGCCGCTGAATTGCGGGAAGCGCGCAACGGTCATCGTCGACAAGAACGGCAAGGTCGCCTACGTAAAAGTTCAGGAAATCAAGGTCGCGCGTGAAGATAAGGACATTCTCGCCGCCCTCGCAAAGCTGAGCTAA
- a CDS encoding thioredoxin family protein: MTGTVQDVRDENYKEFTESAGAVVAYGLATCEPCKQYDPILEETAAKFPTIKIGKAKMHVPGRCREIKKAHTFETYPTTHFFAGGKLLLTREGVVEPAELAALISDHLLK; the protein is encoded by the coding sequence ATGACCGGCACAGTTCAGGACGTCCGAGACGAGAATTACAAAGAATTCACCGAGAGTGCAGGTGCGGTGGTCGCCTACGGCTTGGCGACCTGCGAACCGTGCAAGCAATACGATCCCATCCTGGAAGAAACCGCTGCAAAGTTCCCCACGATCAAGATCGGCAAGGCCAAGATGCACGTGCCGGGCCGATGCCGCGAGATCAAGAAAGCGCATACGTTTGAGACCTACCCCACCACACACTTCTTCGCAGGGGGCAAACTGCTGCTGACTCGTGAAGGGGTGGTCGAACCGGCCGAGCTGGCGGCATTAATCTCCGACCATCTACTGAAGTAA
- a CDS encoding rubrerythrin, which yields MGNSLKGTKSHENLKHAFAGESQANRRYLYFARRADIEGYPDVGGLFRDTSEAETGHAFGHLDFLKEVGDPATGVPIGNTEANLKSAIEGETYEYTQMYPGMAKTARDEGFSELAEWFETLAKAERSHANRFTKGLDSLKQG from the coding sequence ATGGGAAACAGTTTGAAGGGTACGAAGAGTCACGAGAATCTCAAGCACGCGTTTGCCGGGGAATCACAAGCCAACCGGCGTTATCTCTATTTCGCGCGCCGTGCCGACATTGAAGGCTATCCCGATGTGGGCGGGCTGTTCCGGGATACGTCCGAAGCGGAAACCGGCCATGCGTTCGGTCATCTGGATTTTCTGAAAGAAGTGGGCGATCCCGCCACGGGTGTGCCGATCGGGAACACCGAAGCTAACCTGAAGTCCGCGATTGAGGGGGAAACCTACGAATACACGCAGATGTATCCGGGTATGGCCAAGACCGCACGCGATGAAGGCTTCTCTGAATTGGCGGAGTGGTTCGAGACCCTGGCCAAAGCGGAGCGGTCCCATGCCAATCGGTTTACCAAAGGCCTGGATAGCTTGAAGCAAGGCTAA
- a CDS encoding DUF3501 family protein, translating into MEALTQQDLIPHDEYERQRETYRQAIIELKRRRRIGLGEKITLVFENRETLRFQIQEMIRVERIFDPQKVQEELDVYNALLPATGELSATLLIELTDPDTMKQWLDLFMGLDRGQKVGLRAGGDVVYGEFEGGHSHDTKISAVHFVRFRPTPAMVTAIGNQAARVALTVRHAGYEAEAEVPWVMRQEWLEDLSMVG; encoded by the coding sequence ATGGAAGCACTCACACAGCAGGACCTGATTCCTCACGATGAGTATGAGCGGCAGCGCGAAACGTATCGTCAGGCCATCATCGAGCTCAAACGGCGTCGGCGGATCGGTCTTGGCGAGAAGATCACGCTGGTCTTCGAGAATCGGGAAACTCTGCGTTTCCAGATCCAGGAAATGATTCGCGTCGAGCGGATCTTCGACCCGCAAAAGGTCCAGGAAGAACTGGATGTGTATAATGCGCTTCTCCCGGCCACGGGTGAATTGAGTGCGACCCTCCTGATCGAACTCACGGATCCCGACACAATGAAGCAGTGGCTCGATTTGTTTATGGGCCTGGATCGAGGCCAGAAGGTCGGTCTCCGGGCCGGGGGGGACGTGGTCTATGGCGAATTCGAGGGCGGCCATAGCCATGACACGAAGATCAGCGCGGTTCATTTCGTCCGCTTTCGTCCGACCCCTGCGATGGTAACGGCCATCGGTAATCAGGCTGCGCGGGTGGCGCTGACAGTTCGTCATGCCGGGTATGAGGCCGAAGCCGAGGTGCCATGGGTGATGCGACAGGAATGGCTTGAGGATTTGAGCATGGTCGGGTAA
- a CDS encoding OmpA family protein, with the protein MRTNSSPDSQEQSSTLTIGITDLMTSLAVIFILLFSAYVTKISETESQAKMPVPTSAPERKAARATTDDIKGLLRDHFQRFDLSLDADPSDPNVVRIVVPEALLNFEFGKGALSSAADRFLADAMPTYATLLCGAMRDQIDSLVIEGHTDDRGTDIYNLKLSQERSLNVMVKGLEVIRDSAPWAYRCFHEKTSASGRGRQDLVMDESRGLDRDKSRRVVFKIRLRPTAQQSEMKQALRTIEEPNFSSRLF; encoded by the coding sequence ATGCGCACCAACTCCTCGCCGGATTCGCAGGAACAGTCTTCGACCCTCACCATCGGCATCACGGATTTGATGACGTCACTCGCCGTCATTTTTATCCTCCTGTTCAGCGCCTATGTCACCAAAATCTCCGAAACGGAATCACAGGCAAAGATGCCGGTCCCCACTTCGGCGCCGGAGCGGAAGGCGGCCCGGGCGACGACGGATGATATCAAGGGGCTGCTGCGCGACCATTTCCAACGCTTCGACCTTTCCTTGGATGCCGATCCCAGTGACCCTAATGTGGTGCGGATCGTCGTGCCGGAAGCGTTGTTAAACTTTGAGTTCGGCAAGGGCGCACTCTCGTCGGCGGCGGACCGATTCCTTGCGGATGCGATGCCGACCTATGCGACGTTGCTCTGCGGTGCTATGCGGGATCAAATCGATTCGCTGGTGATTGAAGGGCATACCGATGATCGCGGTACGGACATCTACAACCTGAAGTTGAGCCAGGAGCGTTCGTTGAATGTGATGGTGAAAGGGCTGGAGGTCATCCGGGACTCGGCGCCCTGGGCCTATCGCTGCTTCCACGAAAAGACGTCTGCCAGTGGGCGAGGTCGGCAAGATCTCGTCATGGATGAGTCGCGTGGCCTTGATCGAGATAAGAGCCGGCGGGTGGTATTTAAAATCCGTCTACGGCCCACGGCTCAGCAGAGTGAGATGAAACAAGCCTTGCGGACGATTGAAGAGCCGAACTTCAGCTCCCGCCTGTTCTAA